A genomic segment from Aegilops tauschii subsp. strangulata cultivar AL8/78 chromosome 1, Aet v6.0, whole genome shotgun sequence encodes:
- the LOC109747292 gene encoding peroxidase 2-like, producing MAAASLKLSVALACVLLLSSAACHGLEVGYYKKTCPRVEAIVRDEVKKFVYKNAGIGAGLIRMFFHDCFVQGCDGSVLLDPTPTNPQPEKLSPPNFPSLRGFEVIDAAKDAVEKACPGVVSCADIVAFAGRDAAYFLSKMKVKINMPAGRLDGRVSNSTEALDNLPPPFFNLDQLVASFAAKGLSAEDMVVLSGAHTIGVSHCSSFVSDRIAVTSDIDGGFANFLRRRCPANPSTANDPTVNQDVVTPNALDNQYYKNVLAHKVLFTSDAALLTTPVTTQMVRDSANIPGQWEAKFNKAMIKMGAIDVKTGKQGEIRRKCRVVNH from the coding sequence ATGGCCGCAGCTTCCCTTAAGCTTTCTGTTGCGCTGGCATGCGTACTGCTGCTGTCGTCGGCGGCGTGCCATGGCCTGGAGGTGGGTTACTACAAGAAGACATGCCCCCGCGTGGAGGCCATCGTGAGGGACGAGGTGAAGAAGTTCGTCTACAAGAACGCCGGCATCGGCGCCGGCCTCATCCGCATGTTCTTCCACGACTGCTTCGTCCAGGGATGTGATGGCTCCGTCCTCCTCGACCCGACGCCGACCAACCCGCAGCCAGAGAAGCTGAGCCCTCCCAACTTCCCCAGCCTGCGCGGCTTCGAGGTGATcgacgcggccaaggacgccgtCGAGAAGGCGTGCCCTGGAGTGGTCTCGTGCGCCGACATCGTCGCCTTCGCCGGCCGCGACGCAGCCTACTTCCTTAGCAAGATGAAGGTCAAGATCAACATGCCGGCTGGCCGCCTCGACGGCCGCGTTTCCAATTCCACGGAGGCCCTCGACAACCTGCCGCCACCATTCTTCAACCTCGACCAGCTCGTCGCCAGCTTCGCCGCTAAGGGCCTCAGCGCCGAGGACATGGTTGTGCTCTCCGGCGCCCACACCATCGGGGTCTCCCACTGCTCGTCCTTCGTCTCCGACCGCATCGCCGTCACCTCCGACATCGACGGTGGCTTCGCCAACTTCCTGAGGAGGAGGTGCCCCGCCAACCCGAGCACGGCCAACGACCCCACGGTGAACCAAGACGTGGTGACCCCCAACGCTCTCGATAACCAGTACTACAAGAACGTCCTCGCGCACAAGGTGCTGTTCACATCGGACGCCGCCCTTCTTACGACGCCGGTGACGACGCAGATGGTGCGCGACAGTGCCAACATCCCCGGGCAGTGGGAGGCCAAGTTTAACAAGGCCATGATCAAGATGGGAGCGATCGATGTGAAGACCGGCAAGCAAGGCGAAATCAGGAGGAAGTGCAGGGTCGTCAACCACTGA